The Mycolicibacterium fluoranthenivorans genomic interval TCATCGTCGCCGCCAACCGGGATGACACCGCGGTGCTCGTCACGCTCACGGCACGCGAACTCGCCCCCAACGCGAAGATCATCGCCGCGGTGCGGGAGGCCGAGAACCAGCATCTGCTGCGCCAGTCCGGCGCCGACACGACCGTCGTCACCTCCGAGACCGCGGGTCGACTGCTGGGAATCGCCACGCAGACGCCGAGTGTGGTGGAGATGATGGAGGACCTGCTCACTCCCGATGCCGGGTTCGCGGTTGCCGAACGGCCCGTCGAGCCCAAGGAGGAGGGCGGTTCACCGCGCCATCTCACCGACATCGTGCTGGGTGTGGTGCGCGACGGGCAGCTGCTGCGTGTGGACGACGAACGTGTCGACGCCCTCGAGCCGACCGACCGCCTGCTCTACATCCGGTCGAAGGAGTAACCGATGAGCGCGTTCACGCTGCGCAACGTCCCGCTGCTGTCGCGCATCGGCGCCGACCGTGACGACCAGGTCCGCACCGATATCGATGCCGCGATCGCCGGCTGGCCCGACGCCGCCGTATTGCATGTCGACCGGCGCAACCAGGTCTTGATCTCCGGCAGCAGTGTGGTGCTGAGCAAGACGACCGCCCTCGGTGACACCCCGCCGGACCACGCGGTGTTCCTGGGCACGCTGGCCGACGGACGGCATGTCTGGGCGATCCGTGGCGCCCTGGAAGCCCCGGAGGACGACTCCGTCGAAACCGAGGTGCTTGATCTGCGCCGCGCCGGCCCGATCTTCGACGATGCCAGCGCACAGCTGGTGGCCACGGCCACGGCACTGCTGAACTGGCATGACGCCGCCCGGTTCAGCCCGGTGGACGGCTCACCGACCAAGACGATCAAGGCCGGATGGGCCCGCATCAACCCGGTCAACGGGCATGAAGAGTTTCCTCGTATCGATCCGGCGATCATCTGCCTGGTGCACGACGGCCACGACCGGGCGGTGCTTGCCCGTCAGACCGTCTGGCCGGAACGGTTGTTCTCACTGCTGGCCGGCTTCGTGGAGGCGGGGGAGTCGTTCGAGTCATGCGTGGAGCGCGAGATCGCCGAGGAGATCGGGCTCGCTGTGCGCGATATCCACTACCTCGGCAGCCAGCCGTGGCCGTTCCCGCGCTCCCTGATGGTGGGTTTTCATGCCATCGGCGACCCCGACCAGCCGTTCTCGTTCAACGACGGCGAGATCGCCGAGGCTGAGTGGTTCACCCGGGCGCAGGTGCGCGAAGCACTGGAGCACGGCGACTGGAACAGCGACTCACCGTCGCGGCTGTTGCTGCCCGGATCCATCTCGATCGCCCGGGAGATCATCGAGTCGTGGGCCGCGGCCGGCTGACCCGCCCGACCGCGTACCCGCAGCTCGTACTCGCGCGCGATATCGCGGGCGCGGTCACACAGCGTCATCAGGTGCCACGCATCGCGCAGCCTGGACGGTTCGGATGACAGTGCGTCGATCTCGGCGTTGACCGCGTCGAACTCGGCCCGAAGTGCATCGATCGTGTCGAGGTTGCCGTTCATGTATCGAACACTAGTTCGATACACCGACAAGCGCGCGATCAGCCCAGCTTTGCCTTGACCTGCTTGATATTCGGGTTGGTCAGGGTCGACCCGTCGGCGAACTTGAGCGTCGGCACCACGTGGTTGCCGCCGTTGACCGAGCCGACGAACTCCGCTGCGGCGGGATCGCCCTCGATATCGATCTCGGTCCAGGAGATGCCTTCGGCCTTGAGGGCGGTCTTCAGGCGAGAGCAATAGCCACACCATGAGGTGGTGTACATGGTCAACGCAGCGGTAGTCATAGTGCCTACAACGTAGCGGACCTCATGTGCATGCCCGGCAGCGAAGCGACGTCGTGGGGCGAGCGAAGCGACGGGGAAGAGGCGTCGTGGGGCGAGCGAAGCGACGGGGGAGAGGCGTCGTGGGGCGAGCGAAGCGACGGGGAAGTCAGGTGGGAGAGGCGGGGGAGCGAGGATGTCACCGCGTCCTGCGATGATGGACGCCATGCCGTCCGTCGACAGCCTCCTCGTCGACCTCGACGACGAACAACGCGAGGCCGTGCTCGCCCCCCGGGGACCGGTGTGTGTGCTCGCCGGCGCCGGTACCGGCAAGACCCGCACCATCACCCGGCGCATCGCGCATCTGGTGGCCGCCGGTCATGTCGCACCCGGACAGGTGCTCGCGGTGACGTTCACCGCGCGCGCGGCCGGGGAGATGCGGGCCAGGCTCCGAACCCTCGGCGACGAGTCGGGGGTGGGCACCGCGGCGGTGCAGGCGGTCACCTTCCACGCGGCGGCGCGCCGGCAGCTGCAGTACTTCTGGCCCCGCGTGGTCGGCAACACCGATTGGCAGCTGCTCGACAGTAAGTTCGCCGTGGTGGCTCAGGCCGCCAATCGCGCTGCGCTGCAAGCCAGTACCGACGATGTGCGCGACCTCGCCGGTGAGATCGAATGGGCCAAGGCGTCCTTGATCACACCGGAGGGATATGCGACCGCGGTCGCCAAGGCCGGACGTGACATTCCGATGGACGCCGCCACCGTGGCCAAGGTGTACGACGGCTACGAGCACCTCAAGGCCCACCGCGACGGCACCGCGCTGCTCGACTTCGACGACCTGCTGCTGCACACCGCGGCGGCGATCGAGAACGACGCCGCCGTCGCGAGTGAATTCCGGGACCGCTACCGATGTTTCGTCGTCGACGAATACCAGGACGTCACGCCACTGCAGCAGCGGGTGCTCAACGCGTGGTTGGGAGACCGCGACGATCTGACCGTCGTCGGCGACGCCAACCAGACCATCTACTCGTTCACCGGTGCCACGCCGCGATTCCTGCTCGACTTCTCCCGGCGCTTTCCGGAGGCCACCGTGGTCCGCCTGGAGCGGGACTACCGCTCCACACCTCAGGTGGTGTCACTGGCCAATCAGGTCATCGCGGCGGCCCGCGGCCGGATGGCCGGCAGCAAGCTGCACCTGGTCGGCCAGCGTGACCCGGGGCCCAAGCCCTCCTTCACCGAGTACTCCGATGAGGCAGCCGAGGCGGCCGCCGTGGCCAAACGAGTAGCCAAGCTCGTCCAATCCGGTACGCCGGCATCCGAAATCGCGGTGCTGTACCGGATCAATGCGCAGTCTGAGGTCTACGAGGAGGCGCTGACCGAGGCCGGCATCCCGTTCCAGGTGCGAGGTGGCGAAGGGTTCTTCAGCCGCCAGGAGGTCCGCCAGGCGCTGCTGGCCATCCAGCGCGCCGCGGGGGCCGAACACGACGGTGAGCTGCCGCAGGTCGTGCGCGCGTTGTTGGAGCCGCTCGGGCTGACGGCCGAGCCGCCCACCGGCACCAAGGCGCGGGAGCGCTGGGAGGCGCTGGCCGCGCTCGCCGAACTGGTGGATGACGAAGTGGCGCAACGGCCTTCGTTGGATCTGCGCACCCTGCTGGTCGAACTGCGGCAACGTGCCGAATCGCGGCACCCGCCGGTCGTGCAGGGCGTCACGCTGGCATCGCTGCACGCGGCCAAGGGGCTGGAGTGGGACGCGGTGTTCCTGGTCGGTTTGACCGACGGCACGCTGCCCATCTCGCATGCCTTGGCCAAAGGCGCCGACAGCGAACCGGTCGAGGAGGAGCGTCGTCTGCTCTATGTCGGAATCACCAGGGCGCGGGTGCATCTCATGCTCAGCTGGGCACTGGCCCGGGCCGCGGGCGGACGACAGGGCCGGCGCCCCTCGCGATTCCTCAACGGCGTGGCTCCGCAGTCCCCGGTCGACGCTCCAGCCGGGCGGGCCCGTAAGGCGCGCGGCCCCGCGCCTCGATGTCGGGTGTGCAACAAGGCGCTCGAATCCGCGACGGCGATCACGCTGCGCCGTTGTGAGGGCTGCCCGTCCGATATCGACGAGTCGCTGTTGGCCGAGCTCAAGGAATGGCGGCTGCGCACCTCCAAGGAGCTCAACGTGCCGGCCTATGTGGTGTTCACCGACAACACCCTCATCGCGATTGCCGAGATGCGGCCGGCCGACGACACGGCACTGGTATCGATTCCCGGTATCGGAGCACGCAAGCTCGAGCAGTACGGGACGGATGTCCTGGATCTCGTCAAGAATCGGTCATAGGTCCCATAAATACTGCCAAAACCGCAGGTCAGAAAATCGCTTGTCGGTTTGGGCTGGTACCGTTTAACCTCGAGATCACCAGATTCCGTGCGACTCATCGAAAGGAGGGGAACGACATCATGCTGAACATTCAGGGAACCAGCGGCGTACACGCCGATGCGGTGGCGATGTCTGTCCTCTCCTGGGCGGCCTTTGACCCGGGCATGCCCGTCATGCCCGCCGTCGCCTCCGCCCATCGAGCTGGTTGGGCGCGCACTGCCGTTAACCCGCAGTACAAGCGCCGCACCGCCGCCGCGACATCTACGTCCGTCAAGCGGGGCACCACCTAGGTAGCCCCCAGAACGCCGAAAAGGCCACGGACCCGATGTCACCGGATCCGTGGCCATCGTTTTTGGGAAACCTTTTCCGAACTCCCGAACACCTGGTCACCGGTCCACAACAACGACCGACACCGATACAACGACCAGGAAATAGGGAGAGACATGTCGGACATGACATGCCAGGAACTCGAACTGCCCGCGGTGCCGTGCCATGGGGGGGATCCCGACCTGTGGTTCGCCGAGAACCCGATCCAACTGGAGCAGGCCAAGGCGCTGTGCGCCGACTGCCCCATCCGCAGCCTGTGCCTGTCCGAGGCGCTGGAACGCCAGGAGCCGTGGGGCGTCTGGGGTGGCGAGATCCTCGAGCGGGGTGCCGTCGTGGCGCGCAAGCGTCCGCGTGGGCGTCCGCGGAAGGACGACCGCGAGGGCCAGGCGGCCTAGCTGAGAAGCTAGGCCGCCTGGCCTCAGGCGGCGTCGTCCTCGGCGAACCCCGGAACCAGTTCTGTGGCAATCGCTTTCACGGGCACGTGGGCATCCAGCTGACAGCAGATCGCGATCGTCGACGCGATCACCCGCAGCGGGATGGCCAGCTGCGGCGGCAGATCGAGCTGACGGGCCATCTTGATCTGGGCCACCGAGTTGTCCATCTGGCCGGCGGCCATCTTCTGCAGCCAGCGCCGGCGATAGTGGAAGACGTCGACCTCGATGGGCTGGACGTACTGGCGCAGCATGTCGTCGACCTCTTCCGCCGAGACCTGCTGGCCCTTCTGGATGAAACCGGCGGCCTCCATGGCGGGCAGTGCTTCTTCGTAGTTCTTGTCGCGTGCCAGCCGGATGGTCCGGCCGAGCGCGGACGGGAATCCGCCGGGCATCGGAGCCACCGCACCGAAGTCGATGACGCCCATCCGGCCGTCGGGCAGCAGCATGAAATTGCCGGGGTGCGCGTCGCCGTGCATCATCTCCAGGCGCTTCGGTGCACCGAAGGTCAGCTCGGTCAGCCGGGTGCCCATCAGGTCACGCTGCTCGGGGGTGCCCTCGCGGATGATCACCGACATCGGGATGCCGTCCATCCATTCGGCGATCACCACCTTGGGTGCGCTGGCCACGATGTGTGGCACGGCGAAATGCGGGTCGTTCTCATAGGCCTTGGCGAAGGCGCGCTGGTTGTCCGCTTCCAGCCGGTAGTCCAGTTCCATCTCGGTGCGTTCGATCAGCTCGCTGACGACACCCTCGATATCGGCACCCGGCGCGAGCTGTTTGAACACGCTCACCAGCCGCTGGATGGTTTTCAGGTCGGCGCGCAGCGCCTCGTCGGCACCCGGGTACTGGATCTTCACGGCGACCTCGCGCCCGTCGGACCACACCGCTTTGTGGACCTGGCCGATGCTCGCCGACGCGACCGGGGTGTCGTCGAAGGACGTGAACCGGTCGCGCCATTTCGTGCCCAGCTGCGCGTCGAGCACGCGGTGCACCTTGGCGGCCGGCAACGGTGGGGCCTCGCGCTGAAGTTTGGTCAATGCCTCGCGGTAGGGCTTGCCGTACTGCTCTGGGATGGCGGCTTCCATCACCGACAAGGCCTGGCCCACCTTCATCGCCCCGCCCTTGAGCTCACCGAGCACGGTGAACAGCTGTTGGGCCGCTTTGTCCATCAACTCGGCCGTGACCTCGTCCTTGGACTTGCCGGTCAGCCGCTTGCCGAAACCGAGTGCCGCACGGCCGGCGAAGCCGACGGGCAGGGTCGCGAGCTTGGCGTTGCGCGCCACGCTTCCACGCTTGATATCAGCCACGTTGACCATCATCCATGACTACGCTGTCCGTCCCGCACGGAACCTGCATCCGCCCAGGTCAGCATGGGCAGGACGGATGCCTGGACCAGCGCCGGGCCAGCACGGAGCCACTGCCCACGTCGAATTCCAGGGTGGTGTCCAGTGTCATCGGCGGTTCCGGGGTGCCCAGCGGATCACCTGCACAGCGCAGCGCGTGGACCACCCGGTCCACCTGGTTGAGGGCCAGTGCCGCGGTGCCCATCAGGGTGGCGCGGTCCGCTGCCCCGATGGCATGGCGCAGTTGGGCGGCGACCGCGGGCCAGGCCGCGTCCCGGTCTCGGCGGTGCCGGTCGGCGCAGGACAGACACGACGTCACACCGGGAATCACCAGCGGTCCCACCAATCCGGTCCCGTCGCGCACCCGAACCGGCAGGTGCGGGACTTCGGCCGCGTGCAGGTCACGCACCACGCGGGGATCCGCGACCAGGGCGTCGGTGAGCACCACCAGGTCGGCGCGGTCAGTGGTCACGACGGCATGGGGCTGACTGCTCTGGGTGACGCGGGTTCCTGAGCATTTGAGGGCGCCGGCCAGCAGATCCGACAACGGACCGCGGCCGTGGATGCGGATGGTCACCGACCGTCCGGCGCGTTGGCCGGTGGTGAGCACACCGGCCCGTTCCAGGACACCGAGCAGTTCGGTCACCACCGTGGTGCCGGCGGACTCGGGCGCCCCGAGCCGCCGTGCGCAATCCCACAGCTCGGCCACGGTCGACGGCGTCTGCATGCGGCGCAGGAGGGCGGCCAGTGAGGTGGAGGTGAGGCCGGCCGGCGGGTGTACCACCACCGCCCGGCGCGGATCCCAGCCCACCTGCACCGTGTCATCGGGTCGCAGCAGCACCGGCATCGACGGATTCAGCAGGTAGCGCCTCATGTATCGACTGTGCCACGGCCCGAAGCCCGGTCGCGTCAGTTATTCACAGGGCCCTCGGGGCCTTGTTTCCCTTCGTCTTCGAGCTCGGCCAAGGCCTGATCGATGCCGGTGGTGTCGCCGCCGACGGCTCGGTCGATGAAGGCGGCCGGCTCATCGAGATCGTCGGCCCCGGGCAACAGATCGGGGTGCTGCCAGACGGCGTCGCGGGCGTCGGGCCCGACCGCCTCGGTCAGCTTCTCCCACAACGCCGCCGCCTCGCGCATCTTGCGGGGTCGCAACTCCAGTCCGACCAGGGTGGCGAAGGTCTGTTCGGCGGGGCCACCGGTCGCGCGCCGGCGGCGCAGTGTCTCCGACAGGGCGGCCGTGCCGGGGATGCGGTCGCCAAGGGCCGCGGTCACCACCGTCTGCACCCAGCCCTCGACGAGGGCGAGCAGGGTTTCCAGCCGTTCCAGCGTCGCGACTTGTTCTGGGGTGGCCTTGGGCTCGAACATGCCCTGACTGAGCAGTTGCTCCATGGCCGACGGGTCCGCGAGCATGGCCGGGTTGAGCCCGCTGGCCATGTCCTCGATCCCGCTCATGTCGATCTTCATGCCCTTGGCGAACGCTTCGACGGCGCTCAGCAGCTGACTGGACAGCCACGGCACGTGACTGAACAGCCGGTGATGGGCGGCTTCGCGGGCGGCCAGGAACGTGAGTACCTCGCTACGGGGCTGTTCCAGTCCCTCGGACAGGGTTTCGACGGCCTCGGGTAGCAGCGCGGCGACGCCCTTGGGGCCCAGCGGCAGGCCGATATCCGTCGAGGTCAGGACCTCTTTGGACAGTTTGCCCAGCGCCTGGCCGAGCTGGCTGCCGAACGCCATGCCGCCCATCTGCGACATCATCGCCAGCAGCGGGCCGGCCATGGCCTTGGCTTCCTCGGGCAGCGCCGACGCCCACACCGTCGAGATCTGTTCGGCGACCGGATCGCACAGCCGCTTCCAGGTGTTCAGGGTGTTGTCGATCCAGTCGGTCGGCGTCCAGGCCACGGCCTTCGTGGTGCCGGCGGGCAGCGCCGTGACACCGTCGAGCCACGTCTCGGCCAAGTGGACGGCGTCGGCGATCGCGGAGTTCGTCTTCTCCGATACCGGGGCGACGAATCCGATGGAGCTGGAGGCCAGCTGACGGGCAAGGTCGTAGTTCACCGGACCGGCCTGTTGGCCGGTGCCCGTCACATTGCCTGCACCGCTGAACATTTCGCCGAGTTTGGTGAAGATCTGGCCCAGATCGGCCATGTCGAATCCGGCCCCGCCCAGTCCGAACGGGTCCGCGCCAGACCCCTGGCCGGGGTTTTCTTTGCGCTTGTCACGGTCGGGGTCGTCCCCGTGGGAGAAGCCGAAGGGCAGGTCAGCCATGGCTTCAACGGTACTCATACCTGGCGATCGCCGTGGGGCCGCGGGTCACGCTGTGGGTGAACGCGCTCTACTGTGGGCGGCGTGAACAGGCGGATTATGACGCTGGTGGTCGCGCTGGTGCCGATCGTGGCGTTCGGCGTACTGCTGTCGTTGGTGACGGTCCCTTATGTGTCGCTGGGCCCGGGCCCGACGTTCAATACCCTCGGTGAGGTGGACGGTAAGCAGGTCGTCGACATCAAGAGCACCGACAGCACGGCCGGCTCCATCGTGCATCCCACCTCCGGGCATCTGAACATGACCACGGTGTCGCAGCGGGACGGGCTGACCCTCGGTGAGGCGCTGGCGTTGTGGATGTCCGGACGCGATCAGCTGGTGCCGCGCGAGCTGGTGTACCCGCCGGACAAGTCGAAGGACGATATCGACAAGGCCAACACCAACGACTTCAAGGCTTCGGAGGACAACGCCGAGTACGCGGCACTGTCGTATCTGAAGTACCCGAAGGCGGTGACGGTCGAATCGGTGACCGATCCCGGGCCGTCGGCGGGCAAGTTGAAGGCCGGTGACGCGATCGACATGGTCAACAATGTCGAGGTGCCGAACATGGAGGCATTCCAGGCGATCGTGAAGAGCACGAAGCCGGGGGAGCAGATGGTGATCGACTACCGGCGGAAGAATCAGCCCGCCGGCACCGTCACCGTCACCCTGGGTTCCAATCCCGACCGCGATCACGGGTTCCTGGGCATCGGCGTGCTGGACGCGCCATGGGCTCCCTTCGACATCGAATTCAACCTCGCCAACATCGGTGGGCCGTCGGCCGGGTTGATGTTCAGCCTTGCCGTCATCGACAAACTCAC includes:
- the nudC gene encoding NAD(+) diphosphatase, with protein sequence MSAFTLRNVPLLSRIGADRDDQVRTDIDAAIAGWPDAAVLHVDRRNQVLISGSSVVLSKTTALGDTPPDHAVFLGTLADGRHVWAIRGALEAPEDDSVETEVLDLRRAGPIFDDASAQLVATATALLNWHDAARFSPVDGSPTKTIKAGWARINPVNGHEEFPRIDPAIICLVHDGHDRAVLARQTVWPERLFSLLAGFVEAGESFESCVEREIAEEIGLAVRDIHYLGSQPWPFPRSLMVGFHAIGDPDQPFSFNDGEIAEAEWFTRAQVREALEHGDWNSDSPSRLLLPGSISIAREIIESWAAAG
- the mrx1 gene encoding mycoredoxin Mrx1; translation: MTTAALTMYTTSWCGYCSRLKTALKAEGISWTEIDIEGDPAAAEFVGSVNGGNHVVPTLKFADGSTLTNPNIKQVKAKLG
- a CDS encoding ATP-dependent DNA helicase UvrD2 — translated: MSPRPAMMDAMPSVDSLLVDLDDEQREAVLAPRGPVCVLAGAGTGKTRTITRRIAHLVAAGHVAPGQVLAVTFTARAAGEMRARLRTLGDESGVGTAAVQAVTFHAAARRQLQYFWPRVVGNTDWQLLDSKFAVVAQAANRAALQASTDDVRDLAGEIEWAKASLITPEGYATAVAKAGRDIPMDAATVAKVYDGYEHLKAHRDGTALLDFDDLLLHTAAAIENDAAVASEFRDRYRCFVVDEYQDVTPLQQRVLNAWLGDRDDLTVVGDANQTIYSFTGATPRFLLDFSRRFPEATVVRLERDYRSTPQVVSLANQVIAAARGRMAGSKLHLVGQRDPGPKPSFTEYSDEAAEAAAVAKRVAKLVQSGTPASEIAVLYRINAQSEVYEEALTEAGIPFQVRGGEGFFSRQEVRQALLAIQRAAGAEHDGELPQVVRALLEPLGLTAEPPTGTKARERWEALAALAELVDDEVAQRPSLDLRTLLVELRQRAESRHPPVVQGVTLASLHAAKGLEWDAVFLVGLTDGTLPISHALAKGADSEPVEEERRLLYVGITRARVHLMLSWALARAAGGRQGRRPSRFLNGVAPQSPVDAPAGRARKARGPAPRCRVCNKALESATAITLRRCEGCPSDIDESLLAELKEWRLRTSKELNVPAYVVFTDNTLIAIAEMRPADDTALVSIPGIGARKLEQYGTDVLDLVKNRS
- a CDS encoding WhiB family transcriptional regulator: MSDMTCQELELPAVPCHGGDPDLWFAENPIQLEQAKALCADCPIRSLCLSEALERQEPWGVWGGEILERGAVVARKRPRGRPRKDDREGQAA
- a CDS encoding cyclodehydratase codes for the protein MRRYLLNPSMPVLLRPDDTVQVGWDPRRAVVVHPPAGLTSTSLAALLRRMQTPSTVAELWDCARRLGAPESAGTTVVTELLGVLERAGVLTTGQRAGRSVTIRIHGRGPLSDLLAGALKCSGTRVTQSSQPHAVVTTDRADLVVLTDALVADPRVVRDLHAAEVPHLPVRVRDGTGLVGPLVIPGVTSCLSCADRHRRDRDAAWPAVAAQLRHAIGAADRATLMGTAALALNQVDRVVHALRCAGDPLGTPEPPMTLDTTLEFDVGSGSVLARRWSRHPSCPC
- a CDS encoding zinc-dependent metalloprotease, producing the protein MADLPFGFSHGDDPDRDKRKENPGQGSGADPFGLGGAGFDMADLGQIFTKLGEMFSGAGNVTGTGQQAGPVNYDLARQLASSSIGFVAPVSEKTNSAIADAVHLAETWLDGVTALPAGTTKAVAWTPTDWIDNTLNTWKRLCDPVAEQISTVWASALPEEAKAMAGPLLAMMSQMGGMAFGSQLGQALGKLSKEVLTSTDIGLPLGPKGVAALLPEAVETLSEGLEQPRSEVLTFLAAREAAHHRLFSHVPWLSSQLLSAVEAFAKGMKIDMSGIEDMASGLNPAMLADPSAMEQLLSQGMFEPKATPEQVATLERLETLLALVEGWVQTVVTAALGDRIPGTAALSETLRRRRATGGPAEQTFATLVGLELRPRKMREAAALWEKLTEAVGPDARDAVWQHPDLLPGADDLDEPAAFIDRAVGGDTTGIDQALAELEDEGKQGPEGPVNN
- a CDS encoding PDZ domain-containing protein — translated: MNRRIMTLVVALVPIVAFGVLLSLVTVPYVSLGPGPTFNTLGEVDGKQVVDIKSTDSTAGSIVHPTSGHLNMTTVSQRDGLTLGEALALWMSGRDQLVPRELVYPPDKSKDDIDKANTNDFKASEDNAEYAALSYLKYPKAVTVESVTDPGPSAGKLKAGDAIDMVNNVEVPNMEAFQAIVKSTKPGEQMVIDYRRKNQPAGTVTVTLGSNPDRDHGFLGIGVLDAPWAPFDIEFNLANIGGPSAGLMFSLAVIDKLTTGDLNDGKFVAGTGTISADGVVGSIGGITHKMMAAQEAGATVFLVPTDNCAEALTARDDRLTLVKVDTLTTAVDALHTISAGGEPPRC